From a region of the Cucumis sativus cultivar 9930 chromosome 6, Cucumber_9930_V3, whole genome shotgun sequence genome:
- the LOC101206208 gene encoding pre-mRNA-processing factor 39 isoform X4, producing MGDSETVVAQTSEAMGYASAGYVSSGYADSSTNLIPHPGAFQSVITGDFSVSHTSADMGDGNAYATDPNSVQQGNHVVEVDETKADVAVTDHSQNAAVSEISAMETAASVGHDSSVNGSIATESVHASSVENGTVVENANEGPEEQHFVDGSVPPLSAEEDRLWNIVRANSLDFNSWTSLIEETEKVAEDNILKIRRVYDAFLAEFPLCYGYWKKYADHEARFGSTDKVVEVYERAVHGVTYSVDIWLHYCIFTLGTYGDPETIRRLFERGLAYVGTDYLSFPLWDKYIEYEYMQQEWGRLAMIYTRILENPNQQLDRYFNSFKELAASRPLSELKSSEEAVVDVQSEAGDQVNGEEGHPEAAEPSSKTVSAGLTEAEELEKYIAIREEIYKKAKEFDSKIIGFETAIRRPYFHVRPLNVAELDNWHSYLDFIEQEGDLNKVVKLYERCVIACANYPEYWIRYILCMQASDSMDLANNALARASQVFVKRRPEIHLFAARFKEQNGDIAGARASYQLVHSEISPGLLEAIIKHANMEHRLGNLEDAYSVYEQAIAIERGKEHSRALSLLYAQYSRFQNLVCKNEGKAREILDKAVEHGELSKPLIEALIHFEAIQSTGKRIDYLDSLVEKVIVPNTENATVVSASMREELSSIFLEVRVKFSCQQGKIF from the exons ATGGGGGACAGTGAAACTGTAGTTGCCCAAACATCTGAAGCCATGGGATATGCATCTGCTGGATATGTTTCGAGTGGCTATGCAGATAGCAGTACAAATCTAATTCCTCATCCTGGCGCTTTTCAATCTGTGATCACTGGAGACTTTTCTGTTTCACATACCTCTGCAGATATGGGCGACGGTAATGCGTATGCTACGGATCCCAATTCTGTTCAGCAAGGAAATCATGTTGTTGAGGTGGACGAGACGAAGGCAGATGTGGCAGTGACCGACCATAGTCAGAATGCTGCTGTATCAGAAATTTCAGCAATGGAAACTGCAGCATCAGTTGGTCACGATTCTTCTGTTAATGGAAGCATTGCTACTGAATCAGTCCATGCGTCATCAGTTGAGAATGGAACTGTTGTTGAGAATGCCAACGAGGGTCCTGAGGAACAACACTTTGTTGATGGTTCTG TACCTCCACTATCTGCTGAAGAAGATAGACTGTGGAACATTGTGAGGGCCAAttctttagattttaattcATGGACTTCTTTGATTGAAGAGACAGAGAAGGTGGCAGAG GACAACATACTCAAAATCCGGAGAGTTTACGATGCGTTTTTAGCGGAATTTCCTTTATGCTATGGTTATTGGAAGAAGTATGCAGACCACGAGGCACGTTTTGGATCTACCGACAAAGTTGTTGAAGTGTATGAACGAGCAGTACATGGGGTTACTTACTCAGTTGATATTTGGCTACATTACTGCATATTCACTCTTGGTACATATGGAGATCCAGAGACCATCAGAAG GCTTTTTGAGAGAGGATTAGCTTATGTTGGGACAGATTACCTCTCCTTTCCACTTTGGgataaatatattgaatatgaGTACATGCAGCAGGAATGGGGTCGCCTTGCCATGATATACACACGCATACTGGAAAATCCAAATCAACAGTTGGATCGTTATTTCAATAG TTTTAAGGAGCTGGCTGCTAGTCGACCATTGTCAGAATTGAAGAGTTCTGAGGAGGCTGTAGTGGATGTGCAATCAGAGGCTGGTGATCAAGTAAATGGGGAAGAAGGTCATCCTGAAGCTGCAGAACCATCATCTAAAACTGTAAGTGCTGGCTTAACAGAAGCAGAGGAGTTGGAGAAGTATATCGCCATTAGAGAAGAAATCTATAAGAAAGCTAAAGAGTTCGATTCTAAGATCATTGGTTTTGAAACAGCTATCAGAAGGCCCTACTTTCATGTTCGGCCACTTAATGTTGCAGAGCTTGACAATTGGCATAGTTACCTGGATTTTATAGAGCAAGAAGGAGACTTAAATAAG GTGGTGAAATTGTACGAGAGATGTGTGATTGCTTGTGCCAACTATCCTGAGTACTGGATACGGTATATTTTATGCATGCAAGCAAGTGATAGTATGGATCTTGCCAATAATGCCCTTGCTCGGGCAAGCCAAGTTTTTGTCAAG AGGCGACCAGAGATTCATTTATTTGCTGCCCGGTTCAAGGAGCAAAATGGAGATATTGCTGGTGCTCGTGCGTCCTATCAACTTGTGCATAGTGAAATTTCACCTGGCCTTCTTGAAGCAATTATTAAGCATGCTAATATGGAACATCGTTTG GGAAACCTGGAAGATGCATACTCTGTATATGAACAGGCGATTGCTATTGAACGAGGGAAAGAGCATTCTCGTGCATTGTCACTGTTATACGCTCAGTACTCAAGGTTTCAGAACTTG GTATGTAAGAATGAAGGAAAAGCTAGAGAAATTCTGGATAAGGCAGTTGAGCATGGTGAATTATCCAAACCACTTATTGAG GCCTTGATACATTTTGAGGCAATTCAGTCTACGGGAAAGAGAATTGATTATTTAGATTCATTAGTTGAAAAGGTCATAGTGCCCAACACAGAGAATGCAACGGTTGTGAGTGCTTCAATGAGGGAGGAGTTATCAAGCATTTTCTTGGAGGTACGAGTAAAGTTTTCATGTCAGCAGGGGAAAATCTTTTGA